The following is a genomic window from Pedobacter sp. KBS0701.
TACAAATGGGAATAAACAGGTTATTCAGCTCCTAGCTTACGGACAAAATGCCGTATTTATAAATGAATCTACGGTTAATACGAATACCATCTGGACAAAAGCTTTACCCTATATTATTAATGGATCATTAACCATTAAGAGTGGGGCTTCATTAACAATCCAGCCCGGAACTAAAATTTATTTCCATAAGGATGCCAATTTAAACATAGAAGGAAATCTGATCGTTAATGGCGACTTTACTGAGCCTGTATTATTTTGCAGCGACAGGCTTGAAAGAATTTATAGCGATGAGCCCGGGCAATGGAAAGGAATTTTCTTAAAACGCACCGGACATGGACTGATTAAAAATGCGATCATTAAAAATGCATCTGTTGGCATTACCTCCGATTCTTTATCTGTTAACAATAACCCCAAATTAATTTTAAGCAACAGTATCATCAAAAACATGCAGGTGGCAGCTTATATCGGCTATCACTCAGAACTGCTCGCATTTAATAATGTGATGTATAACTGCGGAAATTATTTGATATATGGAGTTGGGGGAGGGAATTATAATTTGAAACAGAATACCTTGGTTGGTTACAACTTAAACTTTCCGCGTAAAACTGCCTCATTGAGCTTTTCAGATTACTTAGCAGCAAATGCGTACAATAAACTTCAAATCAATTTAACCAATAACATCATTTGGGGAAGTTTAACTAATGAACTTGATATCCAAAAGAAAACTTCTGCCATGGTGCAACTCAATGTGTGGAGTAATTTAATCCGGTGCACCAACAGTACTTATAACAGTAACGGCAATATTTTGAATATTGATCCCTTATTCATCAACCAGGAAATGGAAAATTTTGAACTCTCGGCGAACAGTTTAGCCAGAAAGAAAGGCGCTGATTTGAGTACCGATCCTTATTTTACCGTTTATCTTAATAAAGACATCAAAGGCAATACCAGATTTTACCCCTCAACCTTAGGTAGTTACGAGAAATAACAACTTTTTTTTATTTTTTTAAAACCAATCGTAGGGAAATCTCGTTTATGTATATGAGAGCGTTAATTTAGATGGTAAGGGTCGATATTTCTTCTAAAGAATATCGGCCCTTTACTTTTCACCAGGATTTTAAGATTATAGGATTACCACACGCTATCGTCATGCTGAATTTATTTCAGCATCTTTCATGCAAAACAGAACATGAAATAAATTCAGGGTGACGACTGTTCGAACAAAATGTCATACAATAGCTCAAAATCAATATTAAATTACCGAATCCAGATTTAAGTCTCTTTTTTGGCAACGATCTCCATCAATCATATTTATTTCTTTAGAATTTAGCATCGGCACAAATGGCGGCATTCAGCCCCGCTTTTCCTCTGCCGTTTTTAATTTACTGAGATCAAAAATATATAGCTCAAAACGGCATCCATTCATCTGATAGCTATCGGATCGGGCTTAGTTAACAATTCAGCATTAAATACTTCTACAATCAAAAAAGCAGCTACAAATTAATGCAGCTGCTTGATCTATTCGTTGTGTTGTAAATTATTCTACAGTTACTGATTTTGCCAGGTTTCTTGGCTGGTCTACATTACAACCACGCATTACCGCAATATGATACGACAATAACTGAAGTGGAATTGTGGCCAAGAGAGGTAAAAAGGCTTCATTGGCATCAGGAATTTCAATACAGTAATCAGCCATTTTTTTCACCTCGGTATCGCCTTGGGTTACAATAGCAATCACTTTACCTTTCCTTGCTTTTACTTCCTGTATATTGCTGATCACTTTTTCGTATGATGAATTCTGCGTAGCGATAAAAACTACAGGCATCTCTTCATCAATTAAAGCAATAGGACCGTGTTTCATCTCTGCAGCAGGATATCCTTCTGCATGGATATAGGAAATTTCTTTAAGTTTTAACGCTCCTTCTAAAGCTACAGGGAAGCCACTTCCTCTACCTAAAAACAAACAGTTGGTAGAATCTTTAATCTTTTCTGCTACTTCCTTAATCAGTTCATTCGATTCTAAAGCAATCTGAATCTTTTCAGGAATATTATCGAGCTCGGTTAAAAGTTCGATTAGCTTTGAAGTAGTAATGGTTCCTTTTTGTTGCGCCATATAAAAGGCCATCAAAGTTAAAACCGTTACCTGTGCAGTAAATGCCTTTGTAGAAGCTACACCGATTTCTGGTCCGGCGTGAGTATAAACGCCCGCATGCGTTAAACGCGGAATTGAAGCACCAGCAACATTACAAATTCCGAAAATAGTTGCCCCACGTTCTTTAGCCATCTCTATAGCCGCCATGGTATCGGCCGTTTCTCCAGACTGTGAAATGGCAATTACCACATCTTTTTCAGTAATAATCGGATTTCTATACCTGAATTCTGAAGCGTATTCAACTTCAACAGGAATACGGGCGTATTCTTCAATCAGGTATTCGCCAACCAAACCTGCATGCCACGATGTTCCACAGGCCACAATGATGATGCGATCTATATTTTTTAATTTCTCTGCAAATTCTTTAATCCCGCCAAGCTGAACTTTCCCTTCTTCAGGATAAATACGACCTCGCATACAATCTTTAATCGAACGCGGCTGCTCATAAATTTCCTTGAGCATAAAATGATCGAAGCCACCTTTCTCCAGCATTTCTAACTTTAACTGCAGCTCCTGGATTAATGGCGTTTGTACCACATTATCCAATCTTTTAACCAAAAGATCATCTTTGGTGATCAGCGCAATTTCATTATCATTCAGATAGATAACATTCCTGGTGTATTCGATAATTGGCGTAGCATCAGAAGCGATAAAGTATTCTCCCTGCCCCACACCAATTACCATCGGACTGCCTTTTCTGGCTGCAATTAAACGATCAGGATGATCCTGATCCATAATCACGATGGCGTAGGCGCCAATCACTTCCTTCAAAGCCAAACGAACGGCTTCCAAAAGATCTATATTTTCAATTTCCTGAATTTCTTCTACGAGATGAATGAGTACCTCCGTATCGGTATCGCTTTTAAATTCGTGCCCGCGGTTAATCAGTTCTTCTTTTAAAGTAGCATAGTTTTCTATAATGCCATTGTGTATAATTGATAATTTACCGTTGTTCGAAGTATGCGGATGGGAGTTACGGTCAGAAGGAACACCATGGGTTGCCCAACGGGTATGGCCCATACCAATAGTACCAGACTTATCCTGGTCTTTAGCAAACTCTTCTAAAACTGCTACTTTACCGGCTTTTTTATAAATATGCTCTCCGCTTTCATTCATTAATGCAATACCCGCACTATCATAACCGCGGTATTCTAATCTTTTAAGGCCTTTAAGTACAATTGGCCAGGCTTCTCTATAGCCAATATAGCCCACTATTCCACACATAATTTATGTCTAATTAATTTGGGATAAATATATAAACAAACGTTTGTTTTAAAGCATTAAGCGCTAAAGATCTTTTTATTTAATCAAAAAAGCAGCTACAAATTAATGTAACTGCTTTTTGTATACCAGTACTAAATCGAATTACCTTTCCTATTTATAAAGTGGAAATGCACTCACCAATTTAATCACTTCAGCTTTCACTGTATTTAGGTTAACTTCATCTTCCGGATTAGTTAAAACCCTGTCGATTAATTCAACAATCTGTTCCATTTCGGCTTCTTTTAAACCTCGGGT
Proteins encoded in this region:
- the glmS gene encoding glutamine--fructose-6-phosphate transaminase (isomerizing); amino-acid sequence: MCGIVGYIGYREAWPIVLKGLKRLEYRGYDSAGIALMNESGEHIYKKAGKVAVLEEFAKDQDKSGTIGMGHTRWATHGVPSDRNSHPHTSNNGKLSIIHNGIIENYATLKEELINRGHEFKSDTDTEVLIHLVEEIQEIENIDLLEAVRLALKEVIGAYAIVIMDQDHPDRLIAARKGSPMVIGVGQGEYFIASDATPIIEYTRNVIYLNDNEIALITKDDLLVKRLDNVVQTPLIQELQLKLEMLEKGGFDHFMLKEIYEQPRSIKDCMRGRIYPEEGKVQLGGIKEFAEKLKNIDRIIIVACGTSWHAGLVGEYLIEEYARIPVEVEYASEFRYRNPIITEKDVVIAISQSGETADTMAAIEMAKERGATIFGICNVAGASIPRLTHAGVYTHAGPEIGVASTKAFTAQVTVLTLMAFYMAQQKGTITTSKLIELLTELDNIPEKIQIALESNELIKEVAEKIKDSTNCLFLGRGSGFPVALEGALKLKEISYIHAEGYPAAEMKHGPIALIDEEMPVVFIATQNSSYEKVISNIQEVKARKGKVIAIVTQGDTEVKKMADYCIEIPDANEAFLPLLATIPLQLLSYHIAVMRGCNVDQPRNLAKSVTVE